A genomic window from Flintibacter sp. KGMB00164 includes:
- the nth gene encoding endonuclease III gives MKSQQEVRAIVDALKELYPDGICSLDYEKDYELLFSVRLAAQCTDERVNKVTPALFARFPTLEALANADISEVEQYIHSTGFFRAKARDIVLASQMILAEYGGKVPGTMEDLLKLPGVGRKTANLMLGDVFHVPGVVVADTHCIRITGLLGLTDGSKDPTKVEMQLRKVLPPEESNDFCHRLVLHGRAVCIARRPQCGECVLRPWCDYFSKNVAEPAKD, from the coding sequence ATGAAGTCACAGCAAGAGGTGCGCGCCATTGTGGATGCGCTCAAGGAGCTCTATCCCGACGGGATCTGCTCTCTGGACTATGAAAAAGATTACGAATTGCTGTTCTCGGTGCGTCTGGCCGCCCAGTGTACCGATGAACGGGTGAATAAAGTGACCCCGGCGCTCTTTGCCCGATTCCCCACCCTGGAGGCGCTGGCCAATGCGGATATTTCCGAGGTGGAGCAGTACATCCACTCCACCGGCTTTTTCCGTGCCAAGGCCCGGGATATCGTGCTAGCCTCCCAGATGATTTTGGCCGAGTACGGAGGAAAAGTGCCCGGCACTATGGAAGATTTGCTGAAGTTGCCCGGCGTGGGGCGTAAGACGGCAAACCTGATGCTGGGCGACGTGTTCCATGTACCCGGTGTGGTGGTGGCTGATACCCACTGTATCCGCATCACCGGTCTGCTGGGCCTTACCGACGGCTCCAAGGATCCTACCAAGGTGGAGATGCAGCTTCGGAAGGTGCTGCCTCCAGAGGAGTCCAACGACTTCTGCCACCGTCTGGTGCTCCACGGCCGGGCGGTGTGTATTGCCCGTCGGCCCCAGTGCGGGGAGTGTGTGCTCCGGCCCTGGTGCGACTATTTCAGCAAGAACGTGGCAGAGCCTGCCAAAGACTGA
- the glyA gene encoding serine hydroxymethyltransferase, translated as MVNELMDFLTAADPQVGEAVRAEYDRQQQNIELIASENIVSPAVLAAAGTVLTNKYAEGYPGKRYYGGCQCVDVVENIAIERAKELFGANYANVQPHSGAQANFAVYQALCQHGDTVMGMSLDNGGHLTHGSPVNFSGKNYNMVAYGVDEKGYIDYDQVRDLAKKHQPKMILAGASAYPRVIDFKTFADIAHEVGAYLFVDMAHIAGLVAAGVHPSPVPYADVVSTTTHKTLRGPRGGMLLCNDEAIAKKLNSAIFPGSQGGPLEHIIAAKAVALGEALKPEFKEYQTQIVKNAAVLAQAILDGGLDLVSGGTDNHLMLVDLRPAHLTGKEMEHRLDEVYITVNKNAIPNDPEKPFVTSGIRVGTPAVTSRGFKEEEMKVVGSLICQCARDDFQSNIESLRAQVKALTSKYPLYTNC; from the coding sequence ATGGTCAACGAACTTATGGACTTTCTCACCGCCGCCGATCCTCAGGTGGGTGAGGCAGTACGGGCCGAGTACGACCGGCAGCAGCAGAACATCGAGCTGATTGCCTCGGAGAACATCGTCAGCCCCGCTGTGCTGGCCGCCGCCGGCACCGTGCTCACCAACAAATACGCCGAGGGCTATCCCGGTAAGCGCTACTACGGCGGCTGCCAGTGCGTGGACGTGGTGGAGAACATCGCCATCGAGCGGGCTAAGGAGCTCTTCGGCGCCAATTACGCCAACGTGCAGCCCCACTCCGGCGCCCAGGCCAACTTTGCCGTGTATCAGGCTCTGTGTCAGCACGGCGATACCGTCATGGGCATGAGCCTGGACAACGGCGGCCACCTGACTCACGGCTCCCCCGTGAACTTCTCCGGCAAGAACTATAATATGGTCGCCTACGGCGTGGACGAGAAGGGCTATATCGACTACGATCAGGTGCGTGATCTGGCCAAGAAGCACCAGCCCAAGATGATCCTGGCCGGTGCCTCCGCTTACCCCCGGGTCATCGACTTCAAGACCTTTGCCGACATCGCCCACGAGGTAGGGGCTTACCTGTTTGTGGACATGGCCCACATCGCCGGCCTGGTGGCCGCGGGCGTACACCCCTCCCCTGTCCCCTACGCCGACGTGGTGTCCACCACCACTCATAAGACCCTGCGCGGTCCCCGCGGCGGCATGCTGCTGTGCAATGACGAGGCCATTGCCAAGAAGCTCAACTCCGCCATCTTCCCCGGCAGCCAGGGCGGTCCTCTGGAGCACATCATCGCTGCCAAGGCGGTGGCTCTGGGCGAGGCCCTCAAACCCGAGTTCAAGGAGTATCAGACCCAGATCGTAAAGAACGCCGCCGTGCTGGCCCAGGCCATTCTGGACGGTGGCCTGGACCTGGTGTCCGGCGGCACCGACAACCACCTGATGCTGGTGGATCTGCGCCCCGCTCACCTCACCGGTAAGGAGATGGAGCACCGTCTGGACGAGGTGTATATCACCGTCAACAAAAACGCCATCCCCAACGACCCGGAGAAGCCCTTCGTCACCTCCGGCATCCGGGTGGGCACCCCCGCTGTCACCTCCCGCGGCTTCAAGGAGGAGGAGATGAAGGTGGTCGGCTCCCTCATCTGCCAGTGCGCCCGGGACGACTTCCAGTCCAACATTGAGTCTCTCCGCGCCCAGGTGAAGGCCCTCACCAGCAAGTACCCCCTGTATACCAACTGCTGA